The Candidatus Thermoplasmatota archaeon DNA segment GCGCCCGCCGTAGGTCGACTCGATGATGAGGGTCTCCAGGCGCGGGAAACGGTTGACGGCCGGGTTGAACAGCCACGTCCGCTCGTACTTCATGTCGCTTGTGATGGCGATGTTGTGCATGCCGTCGCCCACGTGGAAGTGGGCGATGGACGAGCCGAGGATGTGCCCGCTGTTCTGCAGCGTGAGCTTGATGTCCGGCGAGATGTCCGTCGTGTCGCCCCAGTTGAGCGTCACGCAGTGCTTGACGAACTCGCGGATGTGGTCGCTGTCGAAGGGCGGCTTGCGCCCTTCGGCCGCGGCCACCTTGAGATAGTCCAGGCACAGGAGCGCCGTGATGTCGCGCGTCGGCGCCGTGCAGTACACGGGCCCCGTGTAGCCGTACTTGTAGAGAAGCGGGATGAAGCCGCAGTGGTCGAGGTGGGCGTGCGAGAGCACGACGGCGTCGAGCGAGTCGTACGGGTAGATCTCCGGCAAGTGCAAATACGGCGAGCCGGACGCGTCTCCGTCGGCGCTGATGTTGACGCCGCAATCGATCATGACCTTGCTGTCCTGCGTCTGGAGGAGGTGGCAGCTGCGGCCCACCTCGCGGTAGCCGCCGAGGCTCGTCCAGCGGACCCAGGGTTCCTGGTTGCCCGTTCCGCGGTAGATGCGGCGGCCGGTCTTGTTGAGAATCGCCTTGCGCTCGTCGGCCTCCGCGCGCAGGTACTCGCGGATCTCCTTCACAGTCTTGCTCGGGATGGGCGGCGTGCGCGCGACCTTGAGGGCCCAGCCGATCTCCTTCTTGACGTTGTTCAGGGTCTCGCCGTGGCGGCCGATCACAAGACCGGGCTTTCGCGCCTCGATCATGACCTCGCCCACGTCGGGCTCGAAGTAGATCTCGGTGATCTCGGCCTCGGCCGGGACGAGCTCGCGGATCTTCGCCTCGGCCTCCGCGACGTCGGCGAGGACGGAGGGGTCGGGCCGCACGACGACGCGCTTGCGAAGGCGCTTGGCCAGGCGGCGGACGAGGTCTTCCTGCTCGGCGAACTTCTCCGGGTGCTTCGTG contains these protein-coding regions:
- a CDS encoding beta-CASP ribonuclease aCPSF1 — protein: MGVEELLREIGETVRQEVPPGVEITDIEFEAATLVLYTKHPEKFAEQEDLVRRLAKRLRKRVVVRPDPSVLADVAEAEAKIRELVPAEAEITEIYFEPDVGEVMIEARKPGLVIGRHGETLNNVKKEIGWALKVARTPPIPSKTVKEIREYLRAEADERKAILNKTGRRIYRGTGNQEPWVRWTSLGGYREVGRSCHLLQTQDSKVMIDCGVNISADGDASGSPYLHLPEIYPYDSLDAVVLSHAHLDHCGFIPLLYKYGYTGPVYCTAPTRDITALLCLDYLKVAAAEGRKPPFDSDHIREFVKHCVTLNWGDTTDISPDIKLTLQNSGHILGSSIAHFHVGDGMHNIAITSDMKYERTWLFNPAVNRFPRLETLIIESTYGGRDDFQPTRINALDQMKEILERTLGRGGKVVCPVFAVGRSQEIMIVMEELMRRGQVPRVPVYLDGMIWEATAIHTAYPEFLNNQLRTTIFHEGENPLLSPIFQRIDSQEKRRNVLDSHDPCVVLATSGMLSGGPVMEYFKAWAPDERNTLVFVGFQAEGTLGRRIQKGWNEITVSEKGGQSRIVKMNMQVETCDGFSGHSDRRQLMNYINNLQPKPDRVIVMHGEETKCLDLASSIHKKYRMQTHAPYNLETIRLR